The sequence AGATGGAGACCATCTTCGGTGACGGCTCGGAGAAGACGAGCGGCTTCTTCGGCTCGCTGCTCGGCGCGGGCAAGCGCCTGCTGACGGGTGAGTCCCTCTTCACCACCGTCTTCCTCAACAAGAGTGGTGGCGGCAAGCGCAAGGTGTCCTTCGCCGCGCCCTACCCGGGAAAAATCATCCCGGTGAACCTGCGTGAGCTCGGCGGCGAACTCATCGCGCAGAAGGACAGCTTCCTCGCCGCGGCCAAGGGCGTGTCGCTGGGCATCGCCTTCCAGAAGAAGCTGGGCACCGGCCTGTTCGGCGGCGAGGGCTTCATCATGCAGCGACTCCAGGGTGACGGGCTCGCCTTCATCCACGCCGGCGGCACGCTGCACGAGCGCACGCTGGGCCCGGGTGAACTGCTGCGCGTGGACACCGGCTGCATCGTCGCGTTCCAGCCCACCGTGGACTACGACATCCAGATGGTGAGCGGCATCAAGACGGCCTTCTTCGGCGGCGAGGGCCTCTTCTTCGCCACGCTGCGCGGCCCCGGCAAGGTGTGGCTCCAGTCGCTCCCGTTCAGCCGGCTCGCGGGCCGCATCCTCTCCGCCTCGCGCCCGGGTGGCGCTCGCGACGAGGGCAGCGTGTTGGGGGGTGTCGGCCTGGGCAGCCTGCTCGGCGACGACTAGCGCACCGGGCAGGCCGGCCGTTCGCGGACCGCTATCCGCGCCGCCGCCGCGACAGGCCGGCCAGTCCCGCCAGCAGCACCCAGGAGCCCACCACGCCCACGGGCGATGCGCCGCAGCCACACCCCACGTCGAGCGCCGCGGGCCCCCGCACCTCGAAGCCCGTGGTCCGCGAGCGCGCCGGCACGCGGCTGGAGGTGACGAGGTGCTCCTGCGCCGCGACATCGTGCGAGCCCACAGACAGCGCGCGCTCGCGGGGCACCTGGTAACGGAAGGCCCCGGTGTCATCGGCCGTCACCGTGGCGACTTCAACGCCGTCCACCTCGATGACCACCGTGGCGCCAGCCGTCGCCGCGCCCGCGAACAGCGGCGTGGAGTCCACCACCTCGCCATCAGCGGGGACCACCAGCACCGGCCAACCGTCCTCCGGGACCTGGGTGCCGCCATCTCCCTGGGACGTGCCCGCATCCTGCCCGGACGTCCCTCCGTCACCCTCGCCGCTCACCACCTGGGACTCGAAGCGGATGGGCTGCGAGTAGGGCCCGCTGATTCCCGCCTCGTTGTGC is a genomic window of Myxococcus virescens containing:
- a CDS encoding TIGR00266 family protein, whose translation is MARMHEVDFHIYGEDLQFVEVELDPGEAAVAEAGTLMYMEDGIEMETIFGDGSEKTSGFFGSLLGAGKRLLTGESLFTTVFLNKSGGGKRKVSFAAPYPGKIIPVNLRELGGELIAQKDSFLAAAKGVSLGIAFQKKLGTGLFGGEGFIMQRLQGDGLAFIHAGGTLHERTLGPGELLRVDTGCIVAFQPTVDYDIQMVSGIKTAFFGGEGLFFATLRGPGKVWLQSLPFSRLAGRILSASRPGGARDEGSVLGGVGLGSLLGDD